In a genomic window of beta proteobacterium MWH-UniP1:
- the hpnD gene encoding presqualene diphosphate synthase HpnD: protein MTPDQYCESKVSESGSNLVAAFKILPAAPRTAITALYAFCREVDDVVDECSEPQLAAIKLSWWKTELDRLFEGDPTHPVTKALLPRLSQFNLPRDPFDEIVAGCAMDLNQNRYMSWADLDLYCDRVAGAVGLLSVRIFAKNGQISQATLDYAIALGRALQYTNIMRDVGDDARKGRIYLPLEAMQAHGLEAASILRFEHTPALESLLRDMHQRADALYQQAFAALPGNERSAQRPGLIMAAIYRELLTLVASESYQVLNQRISVAPARKLWLAWRASLGLLPT from the coding sequence CCAGTACTGCGAATCTAAAGTGAGCGAGAGCGGCTCTAATCTTGTCGCAGCCTTCAAAATTTTGCCCGCCGCACCGCGCACCGCAATCACTGCACTCTATGCGTTTTGCCGAGAAGTCGACGATGTGGTGGATGAGTGTTCCGAACCACAACTCGCCGCCATCAAACTGAGCTGGTGGAAGACCGAGCTCGATCGCCTGTTCGAAGGCGACCCCACCCACCCCGTGACCAAGGCCCTGCTCCCCAGGCTTTCTCAATTCAATCTGCCACGCGACCCCTTTGATGAGATTGTGGCGGGCTGTGCGATGGATCTGAACCAGAACCGTTACATGAGCTGGGCCGATCTGGATCTTTACTGTGATCGTGTTGCTGGTGCCGTTGGCCTGTTGTCAGTTCGAATTTTTGCTAAGAATGGTCAGATCAGCCAGGCCACACTCGACTATGCGATTGCACTTGGCCGGGCCCTGCAATACACCAACATCATGCGCGATGTCGGTGACGATGCCCGCAAAGGCCGCATCTATCTGCCACTTGAAGCCATGCAGGCGCATGGTCTTGAAGCCGCCTCAATTCTGCGGTTTGAGCACACACCGGCACTGGAGTCGCTGCTGCGTGACATGCATCAGCGTGCCGATGCCTTGTATCAGCAGGCCTTTGCCGCGTTACCGGGCAATGAACGCAGCGCGCAGCGGCCAGGCCTCATCATGGCGGCGATTTATCGAGAGCTCTTAACACTGGTCGCTTCCGAGTCGTATCAGGTCTTAAATCAACGCATCTCTGTTGCGCCAGCGCGCAAACTCTGGCTTGCCTGGCGGGCATCTCTGGGCCTGCTTCCCACATGA